Proteins encoded by one window of Musa acuminata AAA Group cultivar baxijiao chromosome BXJ2-9, Cavendish_Baxijiao_AAA, whole genome shotgun sequence:
- the LOC135623541 gene encoding tricetin 3',4',5'-O-trimethyltransferase-like gives MGSIKEELQLTPEEDEEACKYAVELAGGPILPMTVGAAVQLGLFEILIKAGPTPKLSAADIAAQMPTQNPQAAAMVDRILRLLATYNVVRCTVETGADGRPLGKYGPAPVCKYLAKNEDGVSMAALVLMNQDKVLMESWYHLKDAVLDGGIPFNKAYGMTTFEYYGTDARFNKVFNEGMRNHSTIMTKKLLDIYRGFEGVKVLVDVGGGVGGTISIIAAKHPHIKAINFDLPHVISEAPPIAGVEHRGGDMFDSVPSGDAILMKWILHDWSDELCVKILRNCWKALPEKGRVILVECVLPVVPEPMGRGREVFYLDVVMMVHNPGGKERTETEYEGLAREAGFSGFKTTYIFANTWIIEITK, from the exons ATGGGATCCATCAAGGAGGAGCTGCAGCTGACAcccgaggaggacgaggaggcctGCAAGTACGCCGTCGAGCTGGCCGGCGGCCCCATCCTGCCGATGACGGTCGGGGCCGCCGTCCAGCTCGGCCTCTTCGAGATCCTCATCAAGGCCGGGCCGACCCCGAAGCTGAGCGCCGCCGACATCGCCGCCCAGATGCCCACCCAGAACCCCCAGGCGGCCGCCATGGTGGACCGGATCCTCCGCCTGCTCGCCACCTACAACGTCGTGAGATGCACCGTCGAGACCGGTGCCGACGGCAGGCCGTTGGGGAAGTACGGACCGGCGCCGGTGTGCAAGTACCTGGCCAAGAACGAGGACGGTGTGTCCATGGCCGCTCTGGTCCTGATGAACCAGGACAAGGTCCTCATGGAGAGCTGGTACCACTTGAAGGACGCGGTGTTGGACGGCGGCATCCCCTTCAACAAGGCGTACGGGATGACGACGTTCGAATACTACGGCACGGACGCCCGGTTCAACAAGGTGTTCAACGAGGGCATGAGGAACCACTCCACCATCATGACCAAGAAGCTGCTCGACATCTACCGCGGCTTCGAGGGCGTCAAGGTGCTCGTGGACGTCGGCGGCGGCGTCGGCGGCACCATCTCCATCATCGCCGCCAAGCACCCTCACATCAAGGCCATCAACTTCGACCTCCCCCATGTCATCTCCGAGGCGCCACCCATCGCAG GAGTCGAGCATAGAGGCGGCGACATGTTCGATAGCGTCCCGAGCGGAGACGCCATCCTGATGAAG TGGATCCTCCACGACTGGAGCGACGAGCTGTGCGTGAAGATACTGAGGAACTGTTGGAAGGCATTGCCGGAGAAAGGAAGGGTTATACTGGTGGAGTGCGTCCTCCCGGTGGTTCCGGAGCCGATGGGGCGAGGCCGGGAAGTCTTCTATTTGGACGTCGTGATGATGGTTCACAACCCGGGAGGGAAGGAGAGGACAGAGACAGAGTACGAGGGCTTGGCAAGAGAAGCAGGCTTCTCAGGATTCAAAACCACTTACATCTTCGCTAATACATGGATCATTGAGATCACAAAATAG